From a single Shewanella donghaensis genomic region:
- a CDS encoding WD40/YVTN/BNR-like repeat-containing protein — protein sequence MSFRTLRNVAAISISCFTFVAPTHAQFDPLTVQIQPLAQTSLVLDIAKAGDKLVAVGERGHVLIKQQQWQQINSPVMAQLTKVFFLDDMQGWAVGHDATIIHTKDGGLTWAIQFESAEIEKPLLDILFFDDNNGIAVGAYGLFYRTTDGGENWSAEFHEELLFEEDIGYLADLKAEDEALYLSERAALLPHFNRVIKLADNRLLMVGELGLVATSSDNGHSFTAQAFDYEGSMFNAIETKDSIYLMGLRGHVFQNDKQLSQWQEVDMPVKSSINNAYINENGSLYLVGNAGVVIELDLNQKAQIIARRQGENIVAIESDNQGEIWFAGSKGLFQLK from the coding sequence ATGTCGTTTCGCACACTTCGCAACGTTGCCGCAATCAGTATTAGCTGTTTCACCTTTGTTGCGCCAACTCATGCTCAATTTGATCCTCTTACTGTTCAAATCCAACCACTCGCTCAAACCTCTTTAGTGTTAGATATAGCTAAAGCTGGGGATAAGCTTGTTGCTGTTGGTGAACGTGGCCATGTATTAATCAAACAACAACAATGGCAACAAATCAATTCACCTGTAATGGCACAACTGACCAAAGTTTTCTTCTTAGATGATATGCAAGGTTGGGCTGTTGGTCATGATGCAACCATTATTCATACTAAAGACGGTGGTTTAACTTGGGCTATTCAGTTTGAATCAGCTGAAATTGAAAAGCCGTTGCTCGATATTCTTTTCTTTGATGATAACAACGGTATTGCCGTTGGTGCTTATGGGTTATTTTATCGCACCACTGATGGCGGTGAGAACTGGAGCGCTGAATTTCATGAAGAACTGTTATTTGAAGAAGATATTGGCTACTTAGCCGATTTAAAAGCTGAAGATGAAGCGCTTTATTTATCTGAACGTGCAGCATTATTGCCACATTTCAATCGCGTGATTAAACTTGCTGATAATCGTTTATTAATGGTTGGTGAACTTGGACTTGTAGCGACATCAAGTGACAACGGTCATTCTTTTACAGCGCAAGCATTCGATTATGAAGGTTCAATGTTTAATGCTATTGAAACGAAAGACAGTATTTATTTGATGGGCCTACGTGGTCACGTATTCCAAAATGATAAACAACTTTCTCAGTGGCAAGAAGTGGATATGCCCGTTAAGTCTTCGATTAACAATGCTTATATCAATGAAAACGGATCTCTCTATTTAGTGGGTAACGCTGGTGTTGTAATCGAGTTAGACCTGAATCAAAAAGCACAAATAATCGCTCGTAGACAAGGCGAGAATATTGTTGCCATCGAGAGCGATAACCAAGGCGAGATCTGGTTTGCTGGTTCAAAAGGTTTATTCCAACTGAAGTAA